A genomic window from Osmia bicornis bicornis chromosome 6, iOsmBic2.1, whole genome shotgun sequence includes:
- the LOC114882364 gene encoding uncharacterized protein LOC114882364, giving the protein MPATEYADILREQEELEAQDSAYVDQDRFSTIEEAYLQVAAQMAQYQEDLAVPNLQDVRKLLYLKSALTGEAAEVIQNTPITDAGYQGAWEDLGQRYGNLRLLSFAHHRALLSCPLAQQQSAAELKRLLDTFKQSIRAYTALNKPVPQWDEWFVYFLSQKLDKTTHLVWETSLADSRDVTSFRQLSLFLENRIQALDAAQEADPVLHPATTKGAQAKTKKEAPVKRTNVAVLTASAKSPAPRKCPSYAGNHNFAYCSKLKALPPRRRKERAQQLQACFNCLTVGHDSTKYPSSQVCLACGHKHHALLHNAMASPTKNTPANNGDVSTSQTSTASTETEEKGVAASFACSATTRPAALLAMAKVRVEAPSGELLEVRALLDTGSDTSLVSAWVAQALRLPRRAVSVAISGVQENESGVAKSEVSLSLRSRMEPSFRLSVRALVLRKLTALLPARAVHSQSWPHLQGVTLADPEYGVPCRVDLILGADICGVLLQDESRVGPVGTPTARRTPFGWVLMGPVSDTKGQGSKAVLHSLHCQTDDSTNRLLRRFWEVEELHEQPPLSPEEQECEKHFRETHSRDETGRYSVHLPFKLDPSFALKPCRSTALKFLLSCERKLASNEAWRDKYSQFMEEYAALDHMEALPGSAVQDPAYYLPHHAVVKRYDSSGKIRVVFNASFRTATGSSLNDCLMPGPKLQSDLWMILTRWRLFRVVFTSDIVKMFRQIRVHHTDADWTRILWRSRPDQPVQDFRLKTVTYGTACAPFLALRVLVQLAEDEEERFPLGAVAIRRHSYVDDILAGADDEKAALELRRQVISILQSGGFDLSKWASNKPSLQEAKEFQTCVFQDYPGVSTLGVVWRPNTDTFSLRVLPPLNEPTRYTKRRILSEVASLFDPLGCAAPVLIFAKILMQDLWIIGAEWDEDLPEQLLSAWETFQSALSQLDALAIPRWTNYSADIAQLELHGFCDASQRAYAAVVYLRVSRGESSVATLLVAKTKVAPVKALSIPRLELCGAVLLSKLIAEVQKGLTLPATITAWTDSSVTLHWIRGHASTWKPFVAHRVATVQSNVPPQNWRHVATKHNPADLATKG; this is encoded by the exons ATGCCTGCGACGGAATACGCGGATATTTTACGGGAACAGGAGGAGCTC GAAGCCCAGGACAGTGCTTACGTGGACCAAGACCGCTTTTCTACGATCGAAGAAGCTTATCTTCAGGTCGCGGCTCAGATGGCTCAGTACCAAGAGGACCTCGC CGTTCCCAACCTTCAGGATGTACGGAAATTGCTGTACCTTAAATCGGCCTTGACCGGAGAAGCAGCGGAGGTCATCCAAAATACGCCAATCACCGATGCTGGATACCAAGGAGCCTGGGAGGACCTTGGGCAGCGGTACGGGAACTTGCGTCTTCTGTCTTTCGCGCACCACAGGGCACTTCTTTCCTGCCCTCTCGCGCAACAACAGTCTGCCGCGGAATTGAAACGGCTGTTAGATACCTTCAAACAGTCGATTAGAGCGTACACTGCGCTGAACAAACCAGTACCTCAGTGGGATGAGTggtttgtttatttcttaagCCAAAAATTGGACAAAACCACGCACCTGGTCTGGGAAACCTCTCTAGCTGATAGTCGCGACGTAACGTCGTTCCGGCAGCTTTCTCTTTTTCTGGAAAATCGCATCCAAGCGTTGGATGCTGCTCAGGAGGCCGACCCAGTGTTGCATCCCGCGACAACAAAAGGTGCTCAGGCTAAAACAAAAAAGGAGGCGCCTGTAAAACGCACTAATGTAGCAGTCTTAACTGCTTCGGCAAAGAGTCCCGCCCCTCGTAAGTGCCCCTCGTATGCTGGAAATCATAACTTTGCTTATTGTTCTAAGCTAAAGGCGCTCCCACCTCGGCGCCGGAAGGAGCGAGCTCAGCAACTACAGGCGTGCTTTAATTGCTTGACCGTTGGCCACGACTCAACCAAGTACCCGTCAAGCCAAGTCTGCTTAGCGTGTGGCCACAAGCACCACGCGCTGCTCCATAATGCGATGGCGAGTCCCACGAAGAATACGCCCGCGAACAACGGAGACGTTTCGACATCGCAAACCTCAACGGCCTCCACCGAAACAGAAGAGAAGGGCGTGGCCGCTTCCTTTGCCTGTTCAGCTACCACTCGACCCGCCGCACTCTTAGCGATGGCCAAGGTGAGGGTGGAGGCGCCATCAGGAGAACTTCTCGAGGTCAGAGCCTTGCTGGACACCGGTTCGGACACGTCGCTTGTATCTGCTTGGGTAGCTCAAGCACTCCGTTTGCCACGGCGGGCGGTCAGCGTCGCCATCTCAGGAGTTCAGGAGAATGAGAGCGGAGTGGCGAAAAGTGAGGTTTCTCTTTCCTTACGCTCTCGTATGGAACCCAGCTTTCGTTTGTCGGTTCGAGCGTTGGTGCTGCGGAAACTCACTGCGTTACTTCCCGCTCGAGCAGTGCACTCACAATCTTGGCCGCATCTTCAAGGAGTGACTCTTGCGGATCCGGAATACGGAGTACCCTGTCGTGTCGACTTAATCCTGGGAGCTGATATTTGTGGAGTTTTGTTACAGGACGAGTCGCGGGTCGGGCCGGTTGGCACACCGACGGCGAGGCGCACTCCTTTCGGGTGGGTGTTGATGGGCCCAGTCTCCGATACCAAAGGACAAGGCAGCAAGGCGGTCCTCCACAGTCTTCACTGCCAAACGGACGACTCAACCAATAGGCTGCTTCGACGCTTTTGGGAGGTCGAAGAGCTACACGAGCAGCCTCCGTTATCACCAGAGGAACAGGAATGTGAGAAGCACTTTCGAGAGACGCATTCTCGGGACGAAACCGGCCGCTATTCGGTACACCTCCCTTTCAAATTGGATCCAAGCTTCGCCCTGAAGCCCTGCAGATCAACGGCGCTAAAGTTTCTGCTCAGCTGTGAGCGCAAGTTGGCATCCAACGAAGCCTGGCGAGACAAGTACTCGCAGTTTATGGAGGAATATGCAGCCTTGGATCACATGGAGGCGTTACCGGGGTCTGCGGTTCAGGATCCAGCTTACTATCTACCTCACCATGCAGTGGTGAAGCGATACGACTCTAGCGGCAAAATCAGGGTCGTCTTCAACGCCTCCTTTCGCACCGCCACTGGATCCTCTCTTAACGACTGTTTGATGCCTGGACCGAAACTACAGTCAGACCTCTGGATGATTCTAACACGATGGCGCTTATTTCGAGTAGTATTTACCTCGGATATTGTTAAAATGTTCCGACAGATTCGAGTACACCACACGGATGCGGACTGGACCAGGATACTTTGGCGCTCCAGACCCGATCAACCTGTACAGGACTTCAGGCTCAAGACCGTCACCTATGGCACAGCCTGCGCACCCTTCCTAGCGCTGAGGGTGTTGGTCCAACTTGCTGAAGATGAGGAGGAGCGTTTCCCGCTGGGAGCGGTCGCAATTCGTCGGCATTCGTATGTGGACGACATTCTTGCCGGAGCCGACGACGAGAAAGCAGCCCTGGAATTGAGACGACAGGTTATCTCCATCCTGCAGTCGGGAGGATTCGATCTGAGCAAATGGGCATCGAATAAACCAAGCTTGCAGGAAGCGAAAGAATTTCAAACGTGCGTGTTCCAGGACTACCCTGGAGTCAGTACCTTGGGGGTCGTCTGGAGGCCAAACACGGACACCTTCTCTTTGCGTGTTCTTCCGCCTCTCAATGAGCCCACGCGATACACTAAAAGGCGTATCCTCTCGGAAGTAGCCAGCCTCTTCGACCCTTTGGGATGTGCGGCCcctgttttaatttttgcaaagaTTCTTATGCAGGATCTTTGGATAATTGGCGCAGAATGGGATGAGGACTTACCTGAGCAACTACTTTCCGCATGGGAAACCTTCCAAAGTGCGCTGAGCCAACTCGACGCTTTGGCAATTCCTCGCTGGACGAATTACTCAGCGGACATTGCGCAACTGGAGCTGCACGGGTTCTGCGATGCCTCCCAGCGAGCCTATGCAGCCGTCGTCTACCTGCGAGTGTCCAGGGGAGAATCCAGCGTAGCCACACTACTTGTGGCAAAAACCAAGGTGGCACCGGTCAAGGCACTTAGCATACCACGACTGGAATTGTGCGGCGCGGTGCTACTTTCCAAACTAATAGCGGAAGTACAAAAGGGATTGACCTTACCAGCAACCATCACGGCTTGGACGGACTCCAGCGTTACCCTCCACTGGATAAGAGGGCATGCCTCAACCTGGAAGCCGTTTGTTGCCCACAGGGTTGCTACCGTGCAGTCCAATGTTCCGCCTCAAAATTGGAGACACGTGGCAACCAAACACAACCCTGCGGATTTGGCTACAAAGGGATAA